A portion of the Achromobacter sp. MFA1 R4 genome contains these proteins:
- a CDS encoding DNA-3-methyladenine glycosylase I, translating to MTAVDHPGGAAQEVAGLILDGNGVPRCFWQPSMPDYHDHEWGRPVADDRRLYEKICLEGFQAGMAWITILRKREAFREAFDDFDVERVARYTERDVERLMGNAGIVRNRAKIVSAINNARRARELADETGSLAGWLWAHEPPAQERPAAVDRRHWDNHPTSDASVRLSRALKRRGWTFVGPTTMHAFMQAVGMVNEHMSGCVCHAEIEAARARFARPR from the coding sequence ATGACGGCTGTGGACCACCCGGGCGGCGCCGCGCAGGAAGTTGCCGGCCTGATCCTCGATGGCAACGGCGTGCCGCGCTGCTTCTGGCAGCCTTCCATGCCCGACTATCACGACCATGAGTGGGGCCGGCCCGTGGCCGACGATCGCCGCCTGTACGAAAAGATCTGCCTGGAAGGCTTTCAGGCGGGCATGGCGTGGATCACCATCCTGCGCAAGCGCGAGGCGTTTCGCGAGGCCTTCGACGACTTCGATGTCGAACGCGTCGCGCGCTACACCGAGCGCGACGTGGAGCGCCTGATGGGCAACGCGGGCATCGTGCGTAACCGTGCCAAGATCGTGTCGGCCATCAACAATGCCCGGCGCGCGCGCGAACTGGCCGACGAAACCGGCTCGCTGGCCGGCTGGCTGTGGGCGCACGAGCCGCCGGCGCAGGAACGCCCGGCGGCGGTGGACCGGCGCCACTGGGACAACCATCCCACGTCCGACGCGTCGGTGCGGCTCTCGCGCGCATTGAAGCGGCGGGGCTGGACCTTCGTGGGGCCGACGACGATGCATGCCTTCATGCAGGCGGTGGGCATGGTGAACGAGCACATGAGCGGCTGCGTCTGCCATGCGGAGATCGAGGCGGCGCGCGCGCGCTTTGCGCGTCCCCGCTGA
- a CDS encoding lysozyme inhibitor LprI family protein: MRFVFAAAALVLTAGAQAQVIKCDQASTQTDLSLCADQAYRKSDADLNAAYRDVMARLVDNKDATTRLQAAQKAWLFFRDAECAFSSSGVTGGSAYPMVLSMCLDKLTQARTKELRAYLKCEEGDMSCPVPAGK; encoded by the coding sequence ATGCGTTTCGTGTTTGCCGCCGCCGCGCTCGTGCTGACGGCTGGGGCGCAGGCCCAAGTGATCAAGTGCGACCAGGCGTCCACGCAGACCGACCTGAGCCTGTGCGCCGACCAGGCCTACCGCAAATCCGACGCCGACTTGAACGCCGCCTACCGGGACGTGATGGCGCGCCTTGTGGACAACAAGGACGCCACCACGCGCTTACAGGCGGCGCAGAAGGCGTGGCTCTTCTTTCGCGACGCCGAGTGCGCGTTCTCCTCCTCAGGCGTCACCGGCGGCAGCGCCTATCCGATGGTGCTGAGCATGTGCCTGGACAAGCTGACGCAGGCCCGCACGAAGGAACTGCGCGCCTACCTGAAGTGCGAGGAAGGCGACATGAGCTGCCCCGTGCCCGCCGGGAAATGA
- a CDS encoding metallophosphoesterase, whose protein sequence is MKIQLLSDLHLETDPTFVAQPLPGADLLVLAGDIGSYRQGSRLERDDFGLGAYSPRHGWPTPVLYVPGNHEYDNVDFDETHARLRELCEALDIQWLERETRVIDGVRFVGTTLWADFDALAAPHDPLGEVLKKRAKAFRAADFYLEKAEMRRNGAPFMAEQMREQSLACQQWLDAALRTPFAGKTVAVTHFAPTLASADPRYGVTPGTAGFCNALDALLPLADVWIHGHLHCAQDYVKDGCRVIANPLGYAKKGEQADYAPDRLWDVSGLPAAD, encoded by the coding sequence ATGAAGATCCAACTGCTATCCGACTTGCATCTTGAAACCGATCCCACGTTCGTGGCGCAACCCTTGCCCGGCGCCGATCTGCTCGTGCTGGCGGGCGACATCGGCTCGTACCGCCAGGGCTCGCGCCTGGAGCGGGACGATTTCGGGCTGGGCGCGTATTCCCCGCGTCACGGCTGGCCCACGCCGGTGCTGTACGTGCCGGGCAACCACGAATACGACAACGTGGATTTCGACGAGACGCACGCGCGCCTGCGCGAGCTGTGCGAGGCGCTGGACATCCAGTGGCTGGAACGCGAAACCCGCGTGATCGACGGCGTGCGTTTCGTGGGCACGACGCTGTGGGCGGACTTCGATGCGCTGGCGGCCCCGCACGATCCGCTCGGCGAAGTCCTGAAGAAGCGCGCCAAGGCCTTCCGGGCGGCGGACTTCTATCTGGAAAAGGCGGAAATGCGCCGCAACGGCGCCCCCTTCATGGCCGAGCAGATGCGCGAGCAAAGCCTGGCCTGCCAGCAGTGGCTGGACGCCGCGCTGCGCACGCCGTTCGCGGGCAAAACGGTGGCGGTCACGCACTTCGCCCCCACGCTGGCCAGCGCCGACCCGCGCTATGGCGTCACGCCGGGCACGGCGGGATTCTGCAACGCGCTCGACGCGTTGCTGCCGCTGGCCGACGTGTGGATACACGGCCATCTGCACTGCGCCCAGGACTATGTGAAGGACGGCTGCCGGGTCATCGCCAATCCGCTGGGGTATGCCAAGAAAGGCGAACAGGCGGACTACGCGCCGGATCGGTTGTGGGATGTGTCGGGCTTGCCGGCCGCCGATTGA
- a CDS encoding contact-dependent growth inhibition system immunity protein codes for MDIDPDSELEQFLGAYFHEDYDLFGDTIEEIALCYKRVTSPDRIKQVCVEMDAFVAKYGAEAEVVFARHWGSFDPKLWGHSVASFFDELKRVLNR; via the coding sequence ATGGATATCGATCCCGATTCCGAGTTGGAACAATTCTTAGGCGCGTACTTCCATGAAGACTACGATCTGTTCGGCGACACGATTGAGGAAATTGCGCTTTGTTATAAGCGCGTGACAAGCCCGGATCGAATCAAGCAGGTCTGCGTGGAGATGGATGCGTTTGTCGCGAAGTATGGCGCAGAGGCGGAGGTCGTTTTTGCCCGGCATTGGGGTTCCTTCGACCCAAAGCTATGGGGTCACAGCGTGGCCTCGTTCTTTGATGAACTCAAGCGGGTCCTGAACCGATAG
- a CDS encoding RNase A-like domain-containing protein translates to MDDESGLRIVLTPVQLAAMLQGESISAESTLSNRMWGGLTLAAGVAEMLGGAALCVVPEPTGVSKAGCVLLGAHGSDTAATGLREVWTGQRTRSLTERGLTELASQLGASAGSGQALGFSVEIAVPAGFAGAIRAARATSVIAGRVSLSRHEASVLGGVGGHTLDKHVGKTRAYLEARLRAEPHLPSASTFHSIAAAENAVNGLMRLEAERVATWAASAAEGVRIRLRGPVVGDAGYVLVRGASEWVRGRMVRVVLKKERYNGMSYYVLTAMLEA, encoded by the coding sequence ATGGACGACGAATCGGGCCTTCGCATAGTTCTCACGCCTGTGCAATTGGCGGCGATGCTGCAAGGCGAGTCGATCAGTGCTGAATCGACACTTTCGAATCGCATGTGGGGGGGACTCACACTGGCGGCTGGCGTGGCTGAAATGTTGGGCGGTGCCGCGCTTTGCGTAGTACCCGAACCCACCGGCGTTTCAAAAGCAGGCTGCGTGCTGCTGGGTGCCCACGGCTCCGATACGGCTGCGACGGGACTGCGTGAAGTTTGGACCGGGCAACGAACCCGATCGCTGACTGAGAGAGGCCTGACTGAACTCGCCAGCCAACTTGGCGCGTCAGCCGGGTCCGGTCAGGCGTTGGGCTTTTCCGTAGAGATTGCGGTGCCCGCCGGATTCGCGGGAGCAATCAGAGCGGCGCGCGCGACAAGCGTTATTGCGGGGCGTGTTTCTTTATCTCGGCATGAGGCCTCCGTCCTCGGGGGAGTTGGGGGGCATACGCTCGACAAGCATGTCGGAAAGACGAGGGCGTATCTTGAGGCGAGGCTGCGAGCCGAGCCTCATTTGCCGTCCGCCTCCACCTTTCACTCCATTGCGGCGGCGGAAAATGCCGTGAATGGGCTGATGCGTCTGGAAGCGGAGCGCGTGGCGACGTGGGCGGCTTCGGCGGCCGAGGGCGTCAGAATACGATTGAGAGGGCCCGTTGTCGGTGACGCCGGATATGTATTGGTGCGCGGGGCTAGCGAGTGGGTTAGGGGAAGAATGGTCCGCGTCGTGCTGAAGAAGGAGCGCTACAACGGCATGTCCTACTATGTGCTGACCGCGATGTTGGAGGCGTGA
- a CDS encoding TonB-dependent siderophore receptor, whose protein sequence is MVRPTVIRECRARKQAHSAATPSVLALALGLACASGAHAQSAAANAASASQGVAQLPAVTVNASAIDDTLEHLSAPVNTGALGSRSQLETPFSTTVVTAADMQARQVTKLGDVFALDASVSDNSAAFGAWASYLSVRGLPLDWQNSFRIDGKPFLSYVTVLPYEHFEQIDLLKGASGFMYGFGSPGGLVNYVTKRPTDEPVRSVELGYISNGLLRQHVDLGGRVGESGTFGYRLNATHEEGNTFNNGSLYRDSVSLALDARLTDKLTWDFQTLYQDRKAIGQEPTIYAGAMTGSELPSPVRNDGKLVGEGPYADNEFRFYSTGLKYQLAPDWSVRTDYTYNTTRTRRNESVLFLQDQSGDYDDYRSDYGEGYAFNQWQAMLEGKFATGPIRHHVVAGASWQKQKNDYSADGVYQLQGTGNLRRQNTNTYYSEGSLDLYRAAEITQKAVFASDTIDLTGGWSILGGLRYTDYEQVGFDPAGVQTSSYDKNGVLTPTVALMFNITPQTMAYASYIESLEPGSSVGNIYTNFGELLDPLKSKQYELGIKTNQEDWAATAALFRIEKKAEYANAANELVQDGKSVFQGLELGASTRIATHWNVGGSVMFLDSEYKQGSAFTGNRVAGAPKFVAAAQVAYSVPQLPGLTLRADVKYTSSTMLGASNAVEVPDFAIVNIGATYDTRIHGYETTFRAGINNVANKRYWLYQSSDYIKAGDPRTYGLSASLKF, encoded by the coding sequence TTGGTTCGTCCGACTGTCATCCGGGAGTGCCGTGCCCGCAAGCAAGCACATTCCGCCGCCACGCCCTCTGTTCTCGCCCTGGCCCTGGGCCTGGCATGCGCGTCTGGCGCGCATGCCCAGTCCGCTGCCGCGAATGCGGCATCCGCCTCGCAAGGCGTCGCGCAACTGCCCGCCGTCACCGTCAACGCCAGCGCCATCGACGACACGCTCGAGCATCTATCCGCCCCGGTGAACACGGGCGCCCTCGGCAGCCGCAGCCAGCTCGAAACCCCGTTCTCGACCACGGTGGTGACCGCGGCCGACATGCAGGCCCGGCAGGTGACCAAGCTGGGCGACGTGTTCGCGCTGGACGCCTCGGTCAGCGACAACAGCGCCGCCTTCGGCGCGTGGGCCAGCTACCTGAGCGTGCGCGGGCTGCCGCTGGACTGGCAGAACTCCTTCCGCATCGACGGCAAGCCCTTCCTGAGCTATGTCACCGTCCTGCCCTATGAGCACTTCGAGCAGATCGACCTGCTCAAGGGCGCTTCCGGCTTCATGTATGGCTTCGGTTCGCCGGGCGGACTGGTGAACTACGTGACCAAGCGGCCCACGGACGAACCCGTTCGCAGCGTCGAGCTGGGCTACATCTCCAATGGGCTGTTGCGCCAGCACGTGGACCTGGGCGGGCGCGTGGGCGAGAGCGGGACCTTCGGCTACCGGCTGAACGCGACGCACGAGGAAGGCAATACCTTCAACAACGGCTCGCTGTATCGTGATTCCGTGTCGCTGGCGCTCGATGCGCGCCTGACCGACAAGCTGACCTGGGACTTCCAGACCCTGTACCAGGACCGCAAGGCGATCGGTCAGGAGCCGACGATCTACGCCGGCGCGATGACGGGCAGCGAGTTGCCCTCTCCGGTGCGCAATGACGGCAAGCTGGTGGGCGAAGGCCCATACGCCGACAACGAATTCCGCTTCTACTCGACGGGCTTGAAGTACCAGCTTGCACCGGACTGGAGCGTGCGCACCGATTACACCTACAACACCACGCGCACGCGCCGCAATGAATCGGTGCTGTTCCTGCAGGACCAGTCGGGCGACTACGACGACTATCGCTCGGACTACGGCGAAGGTTATGCGTTCAATCAGTGGCAGGCGATGCTCGAAGGCAAGTTCGCCACCGGCCCGATCAGGCATCATGTGGTGGCCGGCGCATCGTGGCAGAAGCAGAAGAACGACTACAGCGCCGACGGCGTCTACCAGCTTCAGGGCACGGGCAATCTGCGCCGGCAGAATACCAACACGTATTACAGCGAAGGCAGCCTGGACCTGTACCGCGCGGCCGAAATCACACAGAAGGCCGTGTTCGCCAGCGACACGATCGACCTGACGGGCGGATGGTCCATCCTGGGCGGCCTGCGCTACACCGATTACGAGCAGGTCGGCTTCGATCCGGCCGGCGTGCAGACCTCCAGCTACGACAAGAACGGCGTGCTGACCCCCACCGTGGCGCTGATGTTCAACATCACGCCGCAGACGATGGCGTACGCCAGCTACATCGAATCGCTGGAGCCGGGGTCGTCCGTCGGGAATATCTATACGAACTTCGGTGAACTGCTGGACCCGCTCAAGAGCAAGCAATACGAACTGGGCATCAAGACCAACCAGGAGGACTGGGCGGCCACCGCGGCATTGTTCCGCATCGAAAAGAAGGCGGAATACGCCAACGCCGCCAATGAGCTCGTGCAAGACGGCAAGTCTGTCTTCCAGGGCCTGGAACTGGGGGCGTCCACGCGTATTGCCACCCACTGGAACGTGGGCGGCAGCGTCATGTTCCTGGATTCGGAATACAAGCAGGGCAGCGCCTTCACCGGCAACCGCGTCGCCGGCGCACCGAAGTTCGTCGCCGCCGCGCAGGTGGCCTATTCGGTGCCGCAACTGCCGGGCCTGACGCTACGCGCCGACGTCAAGTACACCAGCAGCACCATGCTCGGCGCATCGAACGCGGTCGAGGTGCCGGACTTCGCCATCGTCAACATCGGCGCCACGTACGACACGCGCATCCATGGCTACGAAACCACGTTCCGCGCGGGAATCAACAACGTCGCGAACAAGCGCTACTGGCTGTACCAGTCGTCCGACTACATCAAGGCGGGCGATCCCCGCACGTATGGGTTGAGCGCCAGCTTGAAGTTCTAG
- a CDS encoding NADP(H)-dependent aldo-keto reductase, whose protein sequence is MKYRKLGRTDLDVSLIGLGTMTWGEQNTEAQAHEQLDYALERGVNLVDVAEMYPVPPKPETQGLTETYIGTWLAKTGRRQDIVLASKVAGPVRDPKRPGHIRDGKTFLDRKNLTEALDASLKRLQTDYLDLYQLHWPDRTTATFGQLNYPWVEDEHTVPIEETLSVLQDFVRAGKVRHVGVSNETPWGVSQFLRHAENQNLPRIVSIQNAYNLLNRVFEIGLSEFTHHEGVGLLAYSPLAMGMLCGKYLDGAKPAGARLTVYSRFTRYSNPQAEAATREYVDLARAHGVSPTHLALAWINQRPFVTSNLIGATSLEQLKENIDSVDVTLSTEVLDAIEQIHKRHPNPAP, encoded by the coding sequence TTGAAATACCGCAAACTCGGCCGTACCGACCTGGATGTCAGCCTGATCGGGCTGGGCACCATGACCTGGGGCGAGCAGAACACCGAAGCGCAGGCGCACGAGCAACTGGACTACGCGCTGGAGCGCGGCGTCAACCTGGTCGACGTGGCCGAAATGTACCCGGTGCCGCCCAAGCCCGAAACCCAGGGCCTGACCGAAACCTACATCGGCACGTGGCTGGCCAAGACTGGCCGCCGCCAGGACATCGTGCTGGCCAGCAAGGTGGCCGGCCCCGTGCGCGATCCCAAGCGTCCCGGCCACATCCGCGACGGCAAGACCTTCCTGGACCGCAAGAACCTGACTGAGGCGCTGGACGCCAGCCTCAAGCGCCTGCAGACCGATTACCTGGACCTGTACCAGCTCCACTGGCCCGACCGCACGACGGCGACGTTCGGCCAGCTCAACTACCCGTGGGTCGAGGACGAGCACACCGTGCCCATCGAAGAGACCCTGTCCGTGCTGCAGGACTTCGTGCGTGCGGGCAAGGTGCGCCACGTCGGCGTGTCGAACGAGACGCCGTGGGGCGTCAGCCAGTTCCTGCGCCACGCCGAAAACCAGAACCTGCCCCGCATCGTCTCGATCCAGAACGCCTACAACCTGCTGAACCGCGTGTTCGAAATCGGCCTGTCGGAGTTCACGCACCATGAAGGCGTGGGCCTCCTGGCCTACTCGCCGCTGGCGATGGGCATGCTCTGCGGCAAGTATCTGGACGGCGCCAAGCCGGCAGGCGCGCGCCTGACCGTCTATTCGCGCTTTACCCGCTACAGCAACCCCCAGGCCGAGGCCGCCACGCGCGAATACGTCGACCTGGCGCGCGCCCACGGCGTGTCGCCCACGCACCTGGCCCTGGCCTGGATCAACCAGCGCCCCTTCGTCACCAGCAACCTGATCGGCGCGACGTCGCTGGAGCAGCTCAAGGAAAACATCGACAGCGTGGACGTCACCCTGTCCACCGAGGTGCTGGACGCGATCGAGCAGATCCACAAGCGGCACCCGAACCCGGCGCCTTGA
- a CDS encoding excinuclease ABC subunit UvrA yields the protein MSQRKTTPKPRPDACIRVRGAREHNLKNVDVSIPRDALVVFAGVSGSGKSSLAFGTLYAEAQRRYLESLSPYARRLIDQVGVPDVDAIDGLPPAVALQQQRGTPNVRSTVGSVTTLSSMLRMLYSRAGTYPARQPMLYAEDFSPNTPQGACPHCHGLGYVYDVTEASMVPDPSLSIRERAIASWPPAWHGQNLRDILVTLGYDVDKPWRDLPKKDRDWILYTDEQPTVPVYAGFTPAETRAALRRKTEPSYMGTYTGARRYVMHTFATTQSAMMKKRVARFMTGSPCPECGGRRLKREALSVTFAGLDIGTLSQLPLSRIAEVLAPAAAGRFDEAGAPGVTRSKAAGVRANAGRVAAGGLSHAGSSDVRRTPDSSPEKRIAAQRIAHDLIERIGTLQALGLGYLAMDRSTPTLSPGELQRLRLATQIRSNLFGVVYVLDEPSAGLHPADAQALHRALDQLKAGGNTLFVVEHDLDTLRRADWLVDVGPGAGQHGGQVLYSGPPEGLRKVKESVTAKYLFDARPASRRAPREPAGWLELRGIHRNNLHGIDARFPLGAFTAVTGVSGSGKSSLVSQALVELVGEHLGQELPAEESEGDLPQPGNLPRTTGRLHAGAQAIKRLVNVDQKPIGRTPRSNLATYTGLFDHVRKLFAGTKAARSRRYGAGRFSFNVAQGRCETCEGEGFVHVELLFMPSVYAPCPACHGTRYNAKTLEIEWNGRNIAQVLDMTVDEARACFQDEPAVARPLALLHDIGLGYLRLGQPATELSGGEAQRIKLATELQRSQRGNTLYVLDEPTTGLHAADVDKLMAQLHGLVDAGNTVVVVEHDLRVIAGSDWMLDVGPGAGEEGGTIVAAGTPQAVSQGKAGVTAPFLRRLFE from the coding sequence ATGAGCCAGCGCAAGACAACGCCCAAGCCGCGCCCCGACGCCTGCATCCGCGTGCGCGGCGCGCGCGAACACAATCTGAAGAACGTGGACGTAAGCATCCCGCGCGACGCGCTGGTGGTGTTTGCCGGCGTGTCCGGGTCAGGGAAATCGTCCCTGGCGTTTGGCACGCTGTATGCCGAAGCGCAGCGCCGCTACCTGGAATCGCTGTCGCCGTATGCCCGGCGCCTGATCGACCAGGTGGGCGTGCCCGACGTGGACGCCATCGACGGCCTGCCGCCCGCCGTGGCATTGCAGCAGCAGCGCGGCACGCCCAACGTGCGGTCCACGGTGGGCAGCGTGACCACGTTGTCCAGCATGTTGCGCATGCTGTATTCGCGCGCCGGGACGTACCCTGCGCGCCAGCCGATGCTGTACGCGGAAGATTTCTCGCCCAACACGCCGCAGGGGGCGTGCCCGCATTGCCACGGGCTGGGCTACGTGTACGACGTGACCGAGGCGTCCATGGTGCCGGACCCCTCGCTGTCGATCCGCGAACGCGCCATCGCATCGTGGCCGCCGGCCTGGCACGGCCAGAACCTGCGCGACATCCTGGTCACGCTGGGCTACGACGTGGACAAGCCGTGGCGCGACCTGCCCAAGAAGGATCGCGACTGGATCCTGTACACGGACGAGCAGCCGACCGTCCCGGTCTACGCGGGCTTTACGCCCGCCGAAACCCGCGCGGCGCTGCGCCGCAAGACCGAGCCCAGCTACATGGGCACGTACACCGGCGCGCGCCGCTACGTCATGCACACGTTCGCGACCACCCAGAGCGCCATGATGAAAAAGCGCGTGGCCCGCTTCATGACCGGCTCGCCGTGTCCGGAATGCGGCGGCCGGCGCCTCAAGCGCGAGGCCTTGTCGGTGACGTTTGCGGGGCTGGACATCGGCACCCTGTCGCAACTGCCGCTCAGCCGCATCGCCGAGGTTCTCGCGCCGGCCGCCGCAGGCCGGTTCGACGAAGCGGGGGCGCCGGGCGTGACGCGCAGCAAGGCGGCGGGCGTGCGTGCCAACGCCGGGCGCGTGGCGGCGGGCGGCCTGTCGCATGCGGGCAGCAGCGACGTGCGGCGCACGCCGGACTCTTCCCCGGAAAAGCGCATCGCCGCGCAGCGCATCGCGCACGACCTGATCGAGCGCATCGGCACGCTGCAGGCGCTGGGCCTGGGCTATCTGGCGATGGACCGGTCCACGCCGACGCTCTCGCCCGGTGAACTGCAGCGGTTGCGGCTGGCCACGCAGATCCGTTCCAATCTTTTCGGCGTGGTGTACGTGCTGGACGAACCGTCGGCCGGGCTGCATCCCGCGGACGCCCAGGCGCTGCACCGCGCGCTGGACCAGCTCAAGGCCGGCGGCAATACGCTCTTTGTCGTCGAGCACGACCTGGACACGCTGCGCCGCGCCGATTGGCTGGTCGACGTGGGACCGGGCGCGGGCCAGCATGGCGGGCAGGTGCTGTACAGCGGCCCGCCCGAGGGCCTGCGCAAGGTGAAGGAATCGGTCACGGCGAAGTACCTTTTCGATGCGCGCCCGGCCAGCCGCCGCGCGCCGCGCGAGCCTGCCGGCTGGCTGGAGCTGCGCGGCATCCACCGCAACAACCTGCATGGCATCGATGCGCGTTTTCCGCTCGGGGCATTCACGGCGGTGACGGGCGTGTCCGGGTCGGGAAAATCCAGCCTGGTCAGCCAGGCGCTGGTGGAACTGGTGGGCGAGCACCTGGGCCAGGAACTGCCCGCCGAGGAGTCCGAGGGCGACCTGCCGCAGCCCGGCAACCTGCCGCGCACGACAGGGCGCCTCCACGCGGGTGCGCAGGCCATCAAGCGGCTGGTCAATGTGGACCAGAAGCCCATCGGCCGTACGCCGCGGTCCAATCTGGCCACCTACACCGGCCTTTTCGACCACGTGCGCAAGCTGTTCGCCGGCACCAAAGCCGCCCGATCGCGGCGCTACGGCGCCGGCCGCTTTTCCTTCAACGTCGCCCAGGGCCGCTGCGAGACGTGCGAAGGCGAAGGCTTTGTCCACGTTGAACTGCTGTTCATGCCCAGCGTGTACGCGCCTTGCCCCGCCTGCCACGGCACCCGCTACAACGCCAAGACGCTGGAAATCGAATGGAACGGCCGCAACATCGCGCAGGTGCTGGACATGACCGTGGACGAAGCGCGTGCGTGCTTCCAGGACGAGCCCGCGGTGGCGCGTCCCCTGGCGCTGCTGCACGACATCGGCCTGGGGTATCTGCGCCTGGGCCAGCCCGCCACCGAGCTGTCCGGCGGCGAGGCCCAGCGCATCAAGCTGGCCACGGAGCTGCAGCGCAGCCAGCGCGGCAACACGCTGTATGTGCTGGACGAGCCCACCACGGGCCTGCACGCGGCGGATGTGGACAAGCTGATGGCGCAACTGCACGGCCTGGTCGACGCCGGCAACACCGTGGTCGTGGTGGAACACGACCTGCGCGTGATCGCGGGCAGCGACTGGATGCTGGACGTGGGGCCCGGCGCCGGGGAAGAGGGCGGCACCATCGTGGCGGCGGGCACGCCGCAAGCGGTCAGCCAGGGCAAGGCCGGCGTCACCGCGCCGTTCCTGCGGCGTCTGTTCGAATGA
- a CDS encoding SRPBCC family protein, translating into MTTGTVRHLRILRTTPDRVYRAFLEPDAIAKWLPPYGYTCTVQELDARTGGRHKMFFRNFATGHEEPFGGEYLELVEFQKIRYTDRFNDPNLPGEMTTTITLREVSCGTELIIVQEGIPDVIPTEMCYLGWQESLLQLARLVESDVPAAS; encoded by the coding sequence ATGACCACCGGAACCGTACGACACCTGCGCATCCTGCGCACCACGCCCGACCGCGTCTACCGGGCCTTTCTCGAGCCCGACGCCATCGCGAAGTGGCTTCCCCCCTATGGGTACACCTGCACGGTGCAGGAACTGGACGCCCGCACGGGCGGCCGCCACAAGATGTTCTTTCGCAATTTCGCCACCGGCCATGAGGAGCCGTTCGGCGGCGAATACCTGGAACTGGTCGAATTCCAGAAGATCCGCTACACGGACCGCTTCAACGATCCCAACCTGCCGGGCGAGATGACGACCACGATCACGCTGCGCGAGGTTTCCTGCGGCACCGAACTGATCATCGTGCAGGAAGGCATCCCCGACGTCATTCCGACAGAGATGTGCTATCTGGGCTGGCAGGAATCGCTGCTGCAGCTTGCCCGGCTGGTCGAGTCGGACGTGCCCGCCGCCAGTTAG
- a CDS encoding DUF1801 domain-containing protein, which produces MMKADKTGDNRDAQAGASELIDARIAELDDWRGRTLAHVRALIRQADPDVAEEWKWRGVPVWSHAGIVCTGETYKTAVKLTFAKGAALEDPAGLFNASLDGNTRRAIDLHEGDRLDEPAFLALFRAAVALNTASKVKRAGPGG; this is translated from the coding sequence ATGATGAAAGCGGACAAGACTGGCGATAACCGGGATGCGCAGGCCGGCGCGTCCGAGCTGATCGACGCGCGCATCGCCGAACTGGACGACTGGCGCGGCCGGACGCTGGCCCACGTGCGGGCGCTCATCCGGCAGGCCGATCCCGACGTGGCCGAGGAGTGGAAGTGGCGCGGCGTCCCCGTGTGGTCGCATGCCGGCATCGTATGCACGGGCGAAACCTACAAGACGGCCGTGAAGCTGACCTTCGCCAAGGGCGCAGCGCTGGAGGACCCCGCCGGGCTCTTCAACGCCAGCCTGGACGGCAACACGCGCCGCGCCATCGATCTGCACGAGGGTGACCGCCTGGACGAACCGGCGTTCCTGGCGCTTTTCCGCGCGGCCGTGGCGCTGAACACCGCATCGAAGGTCAAGCGGGCCGGACCCGGCGGCTAA
- a CDS encoding class II aldolase/adducin family protein, with the protein MDTVGKQGASVREQVGETEWQVRKDLAALYRLVALFGWDDLIFTHITAKVPGTEHFLINPYGMMFDEITASSLVKIDLDGNKVMASEYDINPAGFTIHSCIHAARKDAMCVLHTHSINGVAVSAQKAGLLPLSQFAFIALRSLSYHDYEGLALNPDEQPRLVRDLGANNYLILRNHGLLTVGQSMAEAFQAMHRLEAACMVQVRAQAGGELTYIPPEVLARAAVESPADRAHKAQLAWPGLLRRLDRRNPGYAD; encoded by the coding sequence ATGGATACGGTAGGCAAGCAAGGCGCCAGCGTGCGCGAACAGGTCGGCGAAACGGAATGGCAGGTCCGCAAGGACCTGGCGGCGTTGTACCGGCTGGTGGCGCTGTTCGGCTGGGACGACCTCATCTTCACGCACATCACGGCCAAGGTTCCGGGCACGGAGCACTTCCTGATCAACCCCTACGGCATGATGTTCGACGAAATCACGGCGTCCAGCCTGGTCAAGATCGACCTGGACGGCAACAAGGTGATGGCGTCCGAATACGACATCAACCCGGCGGGCTTCACCATCCATAGCTGTATCCACGCGGCCCGCAAGGATGCGATGTGCGTACTGCATACGCACTCGATCAACGGCGTGGCGGTGTCGGCGCAGAAGGCGGGGCTGCTGCCGCTGTCGCAGTTTGCGTTCATCGCGCTGCGCTCGCTCAGCTATCACGACTACGAAGGGCTGGCGCTCAATCCCGACGAGCAGCCGCGCCTGGTGCGCGACCTGGGCGCCAACAACTACCTGATCCTGCGCAACCACGGCCTGCTGACCGTGGGCCAGAGCATGGCCGAGGCCTTCCAGGCGATGCACCGCCTGGAGGCGGCCTGCATGGTGCAGGTCCGGGCGCAGGCGGGCGGCGAACTGACCTACATCCCGCCCGAGGTGCTGGCCCGCGCGGCGGTGGAATCGCCGGCCGATCGGGCGCACAAGGCCCAGCTCGCGTGGCCGGGTCTGTTGCGCCGCCTGGACCGCCGCAATCCGGGCTACGCCGACTAG